In the Populus trichocarpa isolate Nisqually-1 chromosome 1, P.trichocarpa_v4.1, whole genome shotgun sequence genome, one interval contains:
- the LOC7490923 gene encoding uncharacterized protein LOC7490923 isoform X1, whose protein sequence is MASSPPSEESQNQNQDRQQVAAVKEQEKECLHKTKTIEFLGRTTPIVLQNDNGPCPLLAICNVLLLKNNLNLSPDSAEVSQEKLLSLVAERLIDSNSNIVFLIMQNKDAGYVENQQQNIADAIDLLPRLATGIDVNLKFRRIDDFEFTRECAIFDLLDIPLYHGWIVDPLDYDTANAIGSKSYNTLMGELVALETRNMEDESKNVTREDFKSKTEEDCVDFVAATTATLGVPSPCLSKARSFDDSPRSASDHQNVRKGDLEEAAALLRVLKFSEAELPCSAGDSLVSDVNGRVLFVSSDESTSMKGAVTVTSLDTSEGPVGIDGSFNALSNDDNNNLTSLETTLPGEVTCSSLKTDLNVHFDHSTCTESGEHISCDDTIKNRSVDTGVEIQDAVSLSCAKSTASLNGDRVDILHYSQKVENQCTSITEVHEPADISNGRDKEDVPGSASPVLESNSSIGRMQNVDAPDTFTSSVDGSEPIYEGEECILDTGTSNYEEREPMYEGEVVLAEQADRTVRSKDEITPQQGELIGNFLKNNASQLTFYGLFCLQDGLKERELCVFFRNNHFSTMFKYDGELYLLATDQGYINQPDLVWEKLNEVNGDTLFMTGNFKEFRVESHSNDPWDEHNAVTSTADYLASIDSAAQAGLDINSDLQLAIALQQQEFEQQQQQPPPPPPPQRHNMLQASSTGGSRLITGPQVPRSSGKTTSSSSSRFDAKSKDKCSLM, encoded by the exons atggctTCTTCTCCTCCAAGCGAAGAATCACAAAACCAGAATCAAGATCGACAACAAGTAGCAGCAGTGAAAGAGCAAGAGAAGGAGTGCCTTCACAAAACCAAAACGATAGAGTTCTTAGGCCGTACCACTCCTATCGTTCTCCAAAATGACAATGGACCTTGTCCTCTGCTAGCCATCT GTAATGTTCTTCTGCTAAAGAACAATCTAAATTTGAGCCCAGATAGCGCTGAAGTTTCACAGGAGAAATTGCTATCCCTTGTTGCAGAACGATTGATTGATTCCAACAGTAAT ATTGTTTTTCTCATCATGCAGAACAAAGATGCAGGATATGTCGAAAATCAACAGCAGAATATTGCAGATGCTATTGATTTGCTTCCACGACTTGCAACTGGAATTGATGTAAATCTAAAGTTTAGGAG GATAGATGATTTTGAGTTTACCCGAGAATGTGCCATATTTGATTTGCTTGACATTCCTTTATACCATGGTTGGATAGTTGATCCCCTG GACTATGATACTGCTAATGCCATCGGGTCAAAGTCCTATAATACTCTTATGGGGGAGCTTGTTGCTCTGGAAAcaagaaacatggaagatgaaagTAAAAATGTTACCAGGGAAGATTTTAAAAGTAAGACCGAGGAAGACTGCGTTGACTTTGTTGCTGCTACAACTGCTACTTTGGGCGTTCCTTCTCCCTGTCTTTCAAAAGCTAGGTCTTTTGATGATTCTCCACGTTCAGCCTCTGATCATCAAAATGTAAGAAAAGGGGATTTAGAAGAAGCAGCAGCACTATTGAGGGTCTTAAAATTTTCGGAGGCTGAGTTGCCATGTTCAGCAGGCGATTCTCTTGTATCTGATGTTAATGGAAGGGTTTTGTTTGTTAGTTCAGATGAAAGTACATCTATGAAGGGGGCTGTGACTGTGACTTCTTTGGATACATCAGAGGGACCTGTTGGTATTGATGGCAGTTTTAATGCATTGAgcaatgatgataataataatctgACATCCTTGGAAACTACTCTTCCAGGGGAAGTGACGTGCTCTTCCTTAAAGACTGATCTGAATGTTCATTTTGATCATTCAACTTGTACAGAATCTGGAGAACATATCTCTTGTGATGATACCATTAAGAATCGTAGTGTTGACACAGGTGTTGAGATTCAAGACGCAGTGTCCCTTTCTTGTGCAAAGAGTACTGCATCTTTGAATGGAGACCGTGTGGATATTTTACATTACAGTCAGAAGGTTGAGAATCAGTGCACTTCTATTACCGAGGTTCATGAACCAGCAGATATTTCAAATGGGCGTGACAAGGAGGATGTACCAGGGTCAGCTTCACCAGTTCTAGAGTCAAATTCATCTATTGGCAGAATGCAGAACGTAGACGCACCTGATACCTTTACTTCAAGTGTTGATGGCAGTGAGCCAATATACGAGGGAGAAGAATGCATTTTGGATACAGGAACTTCAAATTATGAAGAGCGAGAGCCTATGTATGAAGGTGAAGTGGTTCTTGCAGAACAAGCTGATAGAACTGTGAGGTCTAAGGATGAAATCACTCCACAGCAAG GGGAGCTGATAGGGAACTTTTTGAAGAACAATGCTAGTCAGTTGACCTTTTATGG TCTCTTTTGCTTACAGGATGGGCTTAAAGAGCGAGAGTTGTGTGTTTTTTTCCGCAACAATCACTTTAGCACCATGTTTAAG TATGATGGTGAGCTGTATCTTTTAGCTACAGACCAAGGTTACATTAATCAGCCTGATTTGGTGTGGGAGAAACTAAATGAG GTAAATGGAGATACATTGTTTATGACAGGCAACTTCAAGGAATTCAGGGTGGAAAGTCATTCAAATGACCCATGGGATGAGCACAATGCCGTGACCAGTACTGCT GATTATCTTGCCAGCATCGATAGTGCTGCACAAGCGGGTTTGGATATAAA CTCTGATCTGCAACTGGCAATAGCTCTGCAGCAACAGGAGTttgagcagcagcagcagcagccgccgccgccgccgccaccgCAACGCCATAACATGCTGCAAGCATCCAGTACTGGTGGTTCGAGGCTAATCACAGGCCCCCAG GTGCCAAGGAGCAGTGGGAAAACcacatcttcttcatcttccagGTTTGATGCAAAGTCAAAAGACAAGTGTAGTCTGATGTGA
- the LOC18094432 gene encoding agamous-like MADS-box protein AGL19 isoform X5, which yields MLLFFAFKCIIIPCFSFFGRCLFFSSNYQKKKEIRCNIKMVRGKTQMKRIENATSRQVTFSKRRNGLLKKAFELSVLCDAEVALIVFSTRGKLYEFSSSSMNRTIESYQKRAKDVGTSSKMVKDNMQPMKEDAFTLAKKIELLEVSKRKLLGDGLEPCSIDDLQQLENQLERSLTRIRARKLVF from the exons atgttgttattttttgcGTTTAAATGCATTATTATtccctgtttttctttttttgggagGTGTCtgtttttttcctcaaattaccaaaagaagaaagagatcaG gTGTAACATAAAAATGGTGAGAGGAAAGACTCAGATGAAGAGAATAGAGAATGCAACGAGCAGGCAAGTGACCTTTTCAAAGAGAAGAAATGGACTGCTTAAAAAGGCCTTTGAGCTATCAGTTCTTTGTGATGCTGAAGTTGCACTTATTGTTTTCTCCACTAGAGGGAAACTCTATGAGTTTTCCAGCTCTAG TATGAATAGGACGATAGAAAGCTATCAGAAGAGAGCCAAGGATGTTGGAACCAGCAGCAAAATGGTTAAAGACAATATGCAG CCTATGAAGGAAGATGCATTTACGTTGGCCAAAAAGATAGAGCTTCTTGAAGTCTCTAAGAG AAAGCTCTTAGGAGATGGGTTGGAACCATGTTCCATTGATGATCTACAACAGTTGGAGAATCAATTGGAGCGAAGCTTAACAAGAATTAGGGCAAGAAAG TTGGTATTTTGA
- the LOC7490923 gene encoding uncharacterized protein LOC7490923 isoform X2, with translation MASSPPSEESQNQNQDRQQVAAVKEQEKECLHKTKTIEFLGRTTPIVLQNDNGPCPLLAICNVLLLKNNLNLSPDSAEVSQEKLLSLVAERLIDSNSNVNNKDAGYVENQQQNIADAIDLLPRLATGIDVNLKFRRIDDFEFTRECAIFDLLDIPLYHGWIVDPLDYDTANAIGSKSYNTLMGELVALETRNMEDESKNVTREDFKSKTEEDCVDFVAATTATLGVPSPCLSKARSFDDSPRSASDHQNVRKGDLEEAAALLRVLKFSEAELPCSAGDSLVSDVNGRVLFVSSDESTSMKGAVTVTSLDTSEGPVGIDGSFNALSNDDNNNLTSLETTLPGEVTCSSLKTDLNVHFDHSTCTESGEHISCDDTIKNRSVDTGVEIQDAVSLSCAKSTASLNGDRVDILHYSQKVENQCTSITEVHEPADISNGRDKEDVPGSASPVLESNSSIGRMQNVDAPDTFTSSVDGSEPIYEGEECILDTGTSNYEEREPMYEGEVVLAEQADRTVRSKDEITPQQGELIGNFLKNNASQLTFYGLFCLQDGLKERELCVFFRNNHFSTMFKYDGELYLLATDQGYINQPDLVWEKLNEVNGDTLFMTGNFKEFRVESHSNDPWDEHNAVTSTADYLASIDSAAQAGLDINSDLQLAIALQQQEFEQQQQQPPPPPPPQRHNMLQASSTGGSRLITGPQVPRSSGKTTSSSSSRFDAKSKDKCSLM, from the exons atggctTCTTCTCCTCCAAGCGAAGAATCACAAAACCAGAATCAAGATCGACAACAAGTAGCAGCAGTGAAAGAGCAAGAGAAGGAGTGCCTTCACAAAACCAAAACGATAGAGTTCTTAGGCCGTACCACTCCTATCGTTCTCCAAAATGACAATGGACCTTGTCCTCTGCTAGCCATCT GTAATGTTCTTCTGCTAAAGAACAATCTAAATTTGAGCCCAGATAGCGCTGAAGTTTCACAGGAGAAATTGCTATCCCTTGTTGCAGAACGATTGATTGATTCCAACAGTAATGTAAAT AACAAAGATGCAGGATATGTCGAAAATCAACAGCAGAATATTGCAGATGCTATTGATTTGCTTCCACGACTTGCAACTGGAATTGATGTAAATCTAAAGTTTAGGAG GATAGATGATTTTGAGTTTACCCGAGAATGTGCCATATTTGATTTGCTTGACATTCCTTTATACCATGGTTGGATAGTTGATCCCCTG GACTATGATACTGCTAATGCCATCGGGTCAAAGTCCTATAATACTCTTATGGGGGAGCTTGTTGCTCTGGAAAcaagaaacatggaagatgaaagTAAAAATGTTACCAGGGAAGATTTTAAAAGTAAGACCGAGGAAGACTGCGTTGACTTTGTTGCTGCTACAACTGCTACTTTGGGCGTTCCTTCTCCCTGTCTTTCAAAAGCTAGGTCTTTTGATGATTCTCCACGTTCAGCCTCTGATCATCAAAATGTAAGAAAAGGGGATTTAGAAGAAGCAGCAGCACTATTGAGGGTCTTAAAATTTTCGGAGGCTGAGTTGCCATGTTCAGCAGGCGATTCTCTTGTATCTGATGTTAATGGAAGGGTTTTGTTTGTTAGTTCAGATGAAAGTACATCTATGAAGGGGGCTGTGACTGTGACTTCTTTGGATACATCAGAGGGACCTGTTGGTATTGATGGCAGTTTTAATGCATTGAgcaatgatgataataataatctgACATCCTTGGAAACTACTCTTCCAGGGGAAGTGACGTGCTCTTCCTTAAAGACTGATCTGAATGTTCATTTTGATCATTCAACTTGTACAGAATCTGGAGAACATATCTCTTGTGATGATACCATTAAGAATCGTAGTGTTGACACAGGTGTTGAGATTCAAGACGCAGTGTCCCTTTCTTGTGCAAAGAGTACTGCATCTTTGAATGGAGACCGTGTGGATATTTTACATTACAGTCAGAAGGTTGAGAATCAGTGCACTTCTATTACCGAGGTTCATGAACCAGCAGATATTTCAAATGGGCGTGACAAGGAGGATGTACCAGGGTCAGCTTCACCAGTTCTAGAGTCAAATTCATCTATTGGCAGAATGCAGAACGTAGACGCACCTGATACCTTTACTTCAAGTGTTGATGGCAGTGAGCCAATATACGAGGGAGAAGAATGCATTTTGGATACAGGAACTTCAAATTATGAAGAGCGAGAGCCTATGTATGAAGGTGAAGTGGTTCTTGCAGAACAAGCTGATAGAACTGTGAGGTCTAAGGATGAAATCACTCCACAGCAAG GGGAGCTGATAGGGAACTTTTTGAAGAACAATGCTAGTCAGTTGACCTTTTATGG TCTCTTTTGCTTACAGGATGGGCTTAAAGAGCGAGAGTTGTGTGTTTTTTTCCGCAACAATCACTTTAGCACCATGTTTAAG TATGATGGTGAGCTGTATCTTTTAGCTACAGACCAAGGTTACATTAATCAGCCTGATTTGGTGTGGGAGAAACTAAATGAG GTAAATGGAGATACATTGTTTATGACAGGCAACTTCAAGGAATTCAGGGTGGAAAGTCATTCAAATGACCCATGGGATGAGCACAATGCCGTGACCAGTACTGCT GATTATCTTGCCAGCATCGATAGTGCTGCACAAGCGGGTTTGGATATAAA CTCTGATCTGCAACTGGCAATAGCTCTGCAGCAACAGGAGTttgagcagcagcagcagcagccgccgccgccgccgccaccgCAACGCCATAACATGCTGCAAGCATCCAGTACTGGTGGTTCGAGGCTAATCACAGGCCCCCAG GTGCCAAGGAGCAGTGGGAAAACcacatcttcttcatcttccagGTTTGATGCAAAGTCAAAAGACAAGTGTAGTCTGATGTGA
- the LOC7490923 gene encoding uncharacterized protein LOC7490923 isoform X3 encodes MASSPPSEESQNQNQDRQQVAAVKEQEKECLHKTKTIEFLGRTTPIVLQNDNGPCPLLAICNVLLLKNNLNLSPDSAEVSQEKLLSLVAERLIDSNSNNKDAGYVENQQQNIADAIDLLPRLATGIDVNLKFRRIDDFEFTRECAIFDLLDIPLYHGWIVDPLDYDTANAIGSKSYNTLMGELVALETRNMEDESKNVTREDFKSKTEEDCVDFVAATTATLGVPSPCLSKARSFDDSPRSASDHQNVRKGDLEEAAALLRVLKFSEAELPCSAGDSLVSDVNGRVLFVSSDESTSMKGAVTVTSLDTSEGPVGIDGSFNALSNDDNNNLTSLETTLPGEVTCSSLKTDLNVHFDHSTCTESGEHISCDDTIKNRSVDTGVEIQDAVSLSCAKSTASLNGDRVDILHYSQKVENQCTSITEVHEPADISNGRDKEDVPGSASPVLESNSSIGRMQNVDAPDTFTSSVDGSEPIYEGEECILDTGTSNYEEREPMYEGEVVLAEQADRTVRSKDEITPQQGELIGNFLKNNASQLTFYGLFCLQDGLKERELCVFFRNNHFSTMFKYDGELYLLATDQGYINQPDLVWEKLNEVNGDTLFMTGNFKEFRVESHSNDPWDEHNAVTSTADYLASIDSAAQAGLDINSDLQLAIALQQQEFEQQQQQPPPPPPPQRHNMLQASSTGGSRLITGPQVPRSSGKTTSSSSSRFDAKSKDKCSLM; translated from the exons atggctTCTTCTCCTCCAAGCGAAGAATCACAAAACCAGAATCAAGATCGACAACAAGTAGCAGCAGTGAAAGAGCAAGAGAAGGAGTGCCTTCACAAAACCAAAACGATAGAGTTCTTAGGCCGTACCACTCCTATCGTTCTCCAAAATGACAATGGACCTTGTCCTCTGCTAGCCATCT GTAATGTTCTTCTGCTAAAGAACAATCTAAATTTGAGCCCAGATAGCGCTGAAGTTTCACAGGAGAAATTGCTATCCCTTGTTGCAGAACGATTGATTGATTCCAACAGTAAT AACAAAGATGCAGGATATGTCGAAAATCAACAGCAGAATATTGCAGATGCTATTGATTTGCTTCCACGACTTGCAACTGGAATTGATGTAAATCTAAAGTTTAGGAG GATAGATGATTTTGAGTTTACCCGAGAATGTGCCATATTTGATTTGCTTGACATTCCTTTATACCATGGTTGGATAGTTGATCCCCTG GACTATGATACTGCTAATGCCATCGGGTCAAAGTCCTATAATACTCTTATGGGGGAGCTTGTTGCTCTGGAAAcaagaaacatggaagatgaaagTAAAAATGTTACCAGGGAAGATTTTAAAAGTAAGACCGAGGAAGACTGCGTTGACTTTGTTGCTGCTACAACTGCTACTTTGGGCGTTCCTTCTCCCTGTCTTTCAAAAGCTAGGTCTTTTGATGATTCTCCACGTTCAGCCTCTGATCATCAAAATGTAAGAAAAGGGGATTTAGAAGAAGCAGCAGCACTATTGAGGGTCTTAAAATTTTCGGAGGCTGAGTTGCCATGTTCAGCAGGCGATTCTCTTGTATCTGATGTTAATGGAAGGGTTTTGTTTGTTAGTTCAGATGAAAGTACATCTATGAAGGGGGCTGTGACTGTGACTTCTTTGGATACATCAGAGGGACCTGTTGGTATTGATGGCAGTTTTAATGCATTGAgcaatgatgataataataatctgACATCCTTGGAAACTACTCTTCCAGGGGAAGTGACGTGCTCTTCCTTAAAGACTGATCTGAATGTTCATTTTGATCATTCAACTTGTACAGAATCTGGAGAACATATCTCTTGTGATGATACCATTAAGAATCGTAGTGTTGACACAGGTGTTGAGATTCAAGACGCAGTGTCCCTTTCTTGTGCAAAGAGTACTGCATCTTTGAATGGAGACCGTGTGGATATTTTACATTACAGTCAGAAGGTTGAGAATCAGTGCACTTCTATTACCGAGGTTCATGAACCAGCAGATATTTCAAATGGGCGTGACAAGGAGGATGTACCAGGGTCAGCTTCACCAGTTCTAGAGTCAAATTCATCTATTGGCAGAATGCAGAACGTAGACGCACCTGATACCTTTACTTCAAGTGTTGATGGCAGTGAGCCAATATACGAGGGAGAAGAATGCATTTTGGATACAGGAACTTCAAATTATGAAGAGCGAGAGCCTATGTATGAAGGTGAAGTGGTTCTTGCAGAACAAGCTGATAGAACTGTGAGGTCTAAGGATGAAATCACTCCACAGCAAG GGGAGCTGATAGGGAACTTTTTGAAGAACAATGCTAGTCAGTTGACCTTTTATGG TCTCTTTTGCTTACAGGATGGGCTTAAAGAGCGAGAGTTGTGTGTTTTTTTCCGCAACAATCACTTTAGCACCATGTTTAAG TATGATGGTGAGCTGTATCTTTTAGCTACAGACCAAGGTTACATTAATCAGCCTGATTTGGTGTGGGAGAAACTAAATGAG GTAAATGGAGATACATTGTTTATGACAGGCAACTTCAAGGAATTCAGGGTGGAAAGTCATTCAAATGACCCATGGGATGAGCACAATGCCGTGACCAGTACTGCT GATTATCTTGCCAGCATCGATAGTGCTGCACAAGCGGGTTTGGATATAAA CTCTGATCTGCAACTGGCAATAGCTCTGCAGCAACAGGAGTttgagcagcagcagcagcagccgccgccgccgccgccaccgCAACGCCATAACATGCTGCAAGCATCCAGTACTGGTGGTTCGAGGCTAATCACAGGCCCCCAG GTGCCAAGGAGCAGTGGGAAAACcacatcttcttcatcttccagGTTTGATGCAAAGTCAAAAGACAAGTGTAGTCTGATGTGA
- the LOC18094432 gene encoding agamous-like MADS-box protein AGL19 isoform X4 translates to MLLFFAFKCIIIPCFSFFGRCLFFSSNYQKKKEIRCNIKMVRGKTQMKRIENATSRQVTFSKRRNGLLKKAFELSVLCDAEVALIVFSTRGKLYEFSSSSMNRTIESYQKRAKDVGTSSKMVKDNMQPMKEDAFTLAKKIELLEVSKRKLLGDGLEPCSIDDLQQLENQLERSLTRIRARKVCLIN, encoded by the exons atgttgttattttttgcGTTTAAATGCATTATTATtccctgtttttctttttttgggagGTGTCtgtttttttcctcaaattaccaaaagaagaaagagatcaG gTGTAACATAAAAATGGTGAGAGGAAAGACTCAGATGAAGAGAATAGAGAATGCAACGAGCAGGCAAGTGACCTTTTCAAAGAGAAGAAATGGACTGCTTAAAAAGGCCTTTGAGCTATCAGTTCTTTGTGATGCTGAAGTTGCACTTATTGTTTTCTCCACTAGAGGGAAACTCTATGAGTTTTCCAGCTCTAG TATGAATAGGACGATAGAAAGCTATCAGAAGAGAGCCAAGGATGTTGGAACCAGCAGCAAAATGGTTAAAGACAATATGCAG CCTATGAAGGAAGATGCATTTACGTTGGCCAAAAAGATAGAGCTTCTTGAAGTCTCTAAGAG AAAGCTCTTAGGAGATGGGTTGGAACCATGTTCCATTGATGATCTACAACAGTTGGAGAATCAATTGGAGCGAAGCTTAACAAGAATTAGGGCAAGAAAGGTATGTCTAATTAATTAG